A window of Syngnathus scovelli strain Florida unplaced genomic scaffold, RoL_Ssco_1.2 HiC_scaffold_27, whole genome shotgun sequence contains these coding sequences:
- the LOC125993145 gene encoding janus kinase and microtubule-interacting protein 3-like, whose amino-acid sequence MELEAMLYEALPQRDCPATDGEKASHAGVNDVLTADQRQELRSAVDQWKRALMWELRERDACILQERMDLLHSAQQRNKELKEFIEAHKRQIKQLEEKFLFLFLVFSLAFILWP is encoded by the exons atggagctggaggccatgttgtacgaggcgctaccgcagcgggactgccccgccacggacggcgaaaaagccagccacgctggcgtgaatgacgtgctgacggcggatcagagacaagagcttaggagcgccgtggaccaatggaagcgagccctgatgtgggagttgagggagcgcgacgcttgcatcctccaagagagaatggatctgctgcacagcgcgcaacag aggaacaaagagctgaaagaattcatcgaagctcacaagagacaaatcaaacaattggaggagaagtttctgtttctctttctagtcttctccttggccttcattctgtggccctaa